Part of the Prunus dulcis chromosome 8, ALMONDv2, whole genome shotgun sequence genome is shown below.
TTATGTACACCTCCTCCCCAACTAATTTGACTAGAAGCAGCCCATCAACCTTAACTTTTGATGGCTATTCTGGGAATATTCGGATTGCATTGGTGCCGGGTTCTGATCCAAAATACGTGGCAATCCTTGACCGGTTTAGTTCTGCTTACCCCGTTTCTGGTGAAGCTGTGTTCACAAAGCCATTCACTCTGGAATATAAATGGGAAAAGTATGGACGGGGAGATTTGCTTATGCTAGCTCATCCTCTCCATCTTCAGCTTCTGTCTAATGCTACTGTTTTGGAGGATTTCAAGTACAAGAGTATTGATGGCGATCTGGTTGGCATCGTTGGCGATTTGTGGGAGTTGAAATCTCATAATATATCAGTCACTTGGCATTCAAGTGGAGGTGTCAAACAAGCCTCATACCCTGAAATTGTTTATGCGCTTCGTCGTGATGTTAAGGCTCTTAGTTCGACGCCAATAACAACTGAATCGTCATACTTTTATGGGAAATTGGTTGCCAGAGCAGCAAGGTTGGCTTTGATTGCTGAGGAGGTGAATTGTCTTGATGTGGTTCCAGCAATTAGGAAATACTTGGCGGACGCCATTGAGCCATGGTTGGATGGTAATTTAAGTGGGAATGGTTTTTTGTATGATCCTAAATGGGGTGGACTTGTCACCCAACAAGGATCAACTGATCGCGGTgcagattttgggtttggagtTTATAATGATCACCATTATCATCTTGGATATTTTGTTTATGGTATTTCAGTGCTTGCAAAGATTGACCGTGCATGGGGGAGCAAGTACAAGCCTCAAGCTTACTCTCTTGCAGCAGATTTCATCAACATGGGCAACCAATCGAATTCAAACTTTCCTCGGTTGAGATGCTTTGATTTGTACAAACTACACTCATGGGCTGGAGGACTGGCTGAATTTGGAGATGGAAGGGACCAAGAGAGCACAAGTGAGGCAGTGAATGCTTACTACTCAGCTGCATTGATGGGCTTAGCTTATGGAGAGACACCAATCTTTTCAACAGTGGATCAATGCTTACAGCTCTGGAAATTCAAGCAGCTCAAATGTGGTGGCATGTAAGAGAAGGAGATACACTATATGAGGAAGAGTTCACAAAGGAAAATAGGATTGTGGGAATTTTATGGGCAAACAAGAGAGACAGTGGACTTTGGTTTGCTCCTCAAGAGGCAAAAGAAATGAGGCTTGGAATTCAGTTGCTGCCCATATCCCCAATCACTGAGATCTTGTTCTCTGATGCTAAGGAAATTGTGGAATGGGCATTGCCAGCTTTGAGTAGAGAGGGAGTTGAGGAAGGATGGGAGGGTTTTGTCTATGCCTTGCAAGGGATTTATGATAAGGATGGTGCTTCGGAGAAGATTAAGAGCTTGAAGGGTTTTGATGATGGAAACTCTCTCACTAATCTCCTATGGTGGATTCATAGTAGGAACTTAGGTTCACAGTAGGATATTTAAGTTAAGTTTTGTTGATTAGTCTTGAGGTTGTGTcgttttcattcatttttttgggtagtTGGTAGCATGCAtatttaacaaattttttgtaCATAACTTAACTAAATCAATTAGAAGTTCAATTTATAGCAATGGTCATGATCTATGCATCCACTCCTACCTAATCAAATCCGCCTCCTGACTGTCTCTCTCTTACCCTTCTCGCTTTTCCAACTCTGCTTTAATATACCAAATTTTCAAAGCTAACTTCACTATCTGTGCAACGTGCAAGACCAAGCCAAAACATTAACATCTATATAGCTTTTCAAATCCTTTTCATGCCAAGAAAGATGCGTTCCAAATAACAAGCTACAATGTTTTGCATAATCTGCTGGTCATAAAGGAGAGACGTGCTCACAAGGAAGCATTATCTTCAAGTAAAATCTTCGTTTTAGCTTTTTGCTTCAAAATATATTCCTTTACTTTCTGTTTGGTTCCCACGAAAATCCTGAAAATATGTCACAGAATTGAATTATTGACTCTGCTAATAAAACCCACCAAACAAACAATTCGACATTTCAATTGTGTTATGCAGCTCGCACTTCCCACTTTAAGCTAAAcacttcaatttctttctttttgtaaattttctCTGAACCCAAACATAGTTGATTAAATTGGGTCATATGATTAttgggtttgaattttttgtgggCATTTGGTGGAAGGGATGATTGGACAGCAATGGCGGTGTCTCTGTCAACGAACGCAGTGAAGGTGTACTCACCAGTGACAGGTCAGTACTATGGAGAGTGCAAGGGCCACTCTGCAACTATCAACCACATCTCTTTCTCAGGTCCTTCAACTCCTCATGTCTTGCATTCATGTTCTTCTGACGGAACCATTAGAGCTTGGGACACCCGCACATTCCAACAGGTTCATTTCTCTAATTGCATACATAAACTGGTACCTCTGTGTCTGGACATATGTTTATGttcttgatttgtttttgttttattgttaATGCTGCAGGTGTCTTCTTTTCATTCTGGTTCTTCTCAAGAGATTTTCAGCTTTTCATTTGGAGGATCGGCTAACAATCTTCTTGCCGCCGGATGTAACACTCAGGTGCTGCATTTATTGTAAGAGTTTTGATCACGCTTGGTGTCTccattcattatttgattaagATTTTAGCAGAAGTCATTGCTTCCACCATTTTGTCCACATTGAAGGAAGAGTGTATGTTAGTTTTTGTTCTAAAATTCCAGAGTATAATCCGCTTAATGTTTCACATTCACTCTTTAG
Proteins encoded:
- the LOC117636552 gene encoding LOW QUALITY PROTEIN: probable endo-1,3(4)-beta-glucanase ARB_01444 (The sequence of the model RefSeq protein was modified relative to this genomic sequence to represent the inferred CDS: deleted 2 bases in 1 codon); its protein translation is MANNNLTSAFSFALILCVSSLSLIPHTTSSASPFQFPPTQSTILPDPSSFFSANLLTTPLPTNSFFQNFALNNGDKPEYFHPYSINSSSSSLSLSYPSLSSTSAFISQTFVPDLTISASQTSANLATTNNSSRVISAFTDLSVTLDFPSSNLRFFLARGSPYVTCNVSSPTAVSISTIHAILESYSSNSKTKFTVQLDNNQTWVMYTSSPTNLTRSSPSTLTFDGYSGNIRIALVPGSDPKYVAILDRFSSAYPVSGEAVFTKPFTLEYKWEKYGRGDLLMLAHPLHLQLLSNATVLEDFKYKSIDGDLVGIVGDLWELKSHNISVTWHSSGGVKQASYPEIVYALRRDVKALSSTPITTESSYFYGKLVARAARLALIAEEVNCLDVVPAIRKYLADAIEPWLDGNLSGNGFLYDPKWGGLVTQQGSTDRGADFGFGVYNDHHYHLGYFVYGISVLAKIDRAWGSKYKPQAYSLAADFINMGNQSNSNFPRLRCFDLYKLHSWAGGLAEFGDGRDQESTSEAVNAYYSAALMGLAYGDTNLFNSGSMLTALEIQAAQMWWHVREGDTLYEEEFTKENRIVGILWANKRDSGLWFAPQEAKEMRLGIQLLPISPITEILFSDAKEIVEWALPALSREGVEEGWEGFVYALQGIYDKDGASEKIKSLKGFDDGNSLTNLLWWIHSRNLGSQ